In Vespa velutina chromosome 1, iVesVel2.1, whole genome shotgun sequence, the genomic stretch GTGAAGTAATAGCTTTCATGAAGATATACGAGAATGAAAGTGTATACCGATATGATACATGAAATTTGGTTTAACCTATCAAACGGTGGTAAATCAATTTTGAAAGTTGCAGTCTGACTTTTAGGTTGCCACGTAAGTCTACAGGAAATATTAGTGTTTTCAATAAcacgttaaaaattttctcctttttgttgTGATATTTCGATACATTAAATTTCTACGATGGGAACAAATTTAAgaaggaaaattgaaaaaaacgaTGCTATGGAAGAAGGTGTCGCAGAACACAATCACATTCATGACAAAGCTGATATACGtggagatgaaaaaaatatagccattctttttttcctatatctGTTACAAGGAATACCTCTGGGTTTATGTGGCTCTATTCCTATGTTATTGCAAAATCGAGGTGTATCCTATCGGCAACAGGTAATTCATTATatagtttaaaattattaacatatgtTACTTAATAAGATAATGTATTGTGATTTACCTGTTCCAAATACAGATGGTTCCTTTTGATTTTAGGCGGAATTCAGTTTTGTACAATGGCCATTTTCGTTAAAACTATTTTGGGCACCAATAGTAGATTCTGTGTTTTATCAAAAGTTTGGACGCCGAAAAACATGGCTGATACCTACCCAATATTTGATGGGTATGTTTATGCTAGTACTATCTGGACATGTTGATCATTGGCTGGGTAAAGAACATGAAAAGCCAAATATTGAAATGCTGACTGCATTATTTTTTGCTTTGAATGTACTTGCTGCTACTCAGGATATTGTAGTAGATGGTTGGGCTCTTACGATGCTTAAaaggtaatatattatttattaatctttctcttttatctattgtcatttttattttttaaattatgtattttatagatGTAATGTAGCATATGCATCGACATGCAATAGTGTTGGTCAAACTGCAGGTTACTTTATAGGCTACGTTCTTTTTATGGCATTGGAGTCTGCTGAATTTTGTAATGGATATTTAAGATCAGTTCCATCAAATGAAGGAATTTTAACTTTACCTGGTAAAATGAAACGCAATTccatgaatatttaaaaaattccattatacattttatttcatacataCTGTCTTTtaggatttttatatttctggggttggatatttattattaccacGACATTCATTGCTCTCTTGAAAggtgaaaataaagaaaaagttggTAAAGATGAAGAGTTGAATACGAATATTAGACATGCATATAAATTACTTTGGGATATTGTTAAATTACCttcaataaaaacaacaattttatttttgttgacAGCAAAGGTTTGAATTGtctaatattaaaagtaaataatacaaaaaaagaaaacaatatgtgtgttatataattatcttttccaGATTGGTTTTTCCGCTTGTGATGCTGTAACAGGTTTAAAATTAGTAGAAGCTGGTATCCCTAAAGAAAAGTTTGCATTAATGGCAGTACCTATGACACCGCTACAAATATTTCTACCATTAGCTATTTCTAAATATACTGTTGGTCCAAGAcctatggatatatatatgaaagcaATGCCTTACAGGTTATAATtaagttaattataaaatattaaccattttgtatattagacacttaaaaaagatatttttttttattacaagcattctttttcttgcagGCTTGCTTTTGGACTAATTGCAGCATGTTTGGTATGGATCACACcgtatatcataaataatggACAAGTtccaatgtattattttattatattgattgttctttatcttatacatcaggtaataattat encodes the following:
- the LOC124957858 gene encoding acetyl-coenzyme A transporter 1 isoform X1; translation: MGTNLRRKIEKNDAMEEGVAEHNHIHDKADIRGDEKNIAILFFLYLLQGIPLGLCGSIPMLLQNRGVSYRQQAEFSFVQWPFSLKLFWAPIVDSVFYQKFGRRKTWLIPTQYLMGMFMLVLSGHVDHWLGKEHEKPNIEMLTALFFALNVLAATQDIVVDGWALTMLKRCNVAYASTCNSVGQTAGYFIGYVLFMALESAEFCNGYLRSVPSNEGILTLPGFLYFWGWIFIITTTFIALLKGENKEKVGKDEELNTNIRHAYKLLWDIVKLPSIKTTILFLLTAKIGFSACDAVTGLKLVEAGIPKEKFALMAVPMTPLQIFLPLAISKYTVGPRPMDIYMKAMPYRLAFGLIAACLVWITPYIINNGQVPMYYFIILIVLYLIHQISASCMFVASMAFFAKVSDPAVGGTYMTLLNTLSNLGANWPATAALWFVDPLTLRQCSTDASNDCSTLAEKQLCTSTNGGTCIMQLDGYYIESLLCLIIGFSWLRWGKRKVNFLQARPISAWKINLTRQNR
- the LOC124957858 gene encoding acetyl-coenzyme A transporter 1 isoform X3, encoding MGMFMLVLSGHVDHWLGKEHEKPNIEMLTALFFALNVLAATQDIVVDGWALTMLKRCNVAYASTCNSVGQTAGYFIGYVLFMALESAEFCNGYLRSVPSNEGILTLPGFLYFWGWIFIITTTFIALLKGENKEKVGKDEELNTNIRHAYKLLWDIVKLPSIKTTILFLLTAKIGFSACDAVTGLKLVEAGIPKEKFALMAVPMTPLQIFLPLAISKYTVGPRPMDIYMKAMPYRLAFGLIAACLVWITPYIINNGQVPMYYFIILIVLYLIHQISASCMFVASMAFFAKVSDPAVGGTYMTLLNTLSNLGANWPATAALWFVDPLTLRQCSTDASNDCSTLAEKQLCTSTNGGTCIMQLDGYYIESLLCLIIGFSWLRWGKRKVNFLQARPISAWKINLTRQNR
- the LOC124957858 gene encoding acetyl-coenzyme A transporter 1 isoform X2, yielding MEEGVAEHNHIHDKADIRGDEKNIAILFFLYLLQGIPLGLCGSIPMLLQNRGVSYRQQAEFSFVQWPFSLKLFWAPIVDSVFYQKFGRRKTWLIPTQYLMGMFMLVLSGHVDHWLGKEHEKPNIEMLTALFFALNVLAATQDIVVDGWALTMLKRCNVAYASTCNSVGQTAGYFIGYVLFMALESAEFCNGYLRSVPSNEGILTLPGFLYFWGWIFIITTTFIALLKGENKEKVGKDEELNTNIRHAYKLLWDIVKLPSIKTTILFLLTAKIGFSACDAVTGLKLVEAGIPKEKFALMAVPMTPLQIFLPLAISKYTVGPRPMDIYMKAMPYRLAFGLIAACLVWITPYIINNGQVPMYYFIILIVLYLIHQISASCMFVASMAFFAKVSDPAVGGTYMTLLNTLSNLGANWPATAALWFVDPLTLRQCSTDASNDCSTLAEKQLCTSTNGGTCIMQLDGYYIESLLCLIIGFSWLRWGKRKVNFLQARPISAWKINLTRQNR